The Ciona intestinalis unplaced genomic scaffold, KH HT000068.2, whole genome shotgun sequence genome contains a region encoding:
- the LOC101242203 gene encoding sushi, von Willebrand factor type A, EGF and pentraxin domain-containing protein 1 isoform X35, producing the protein MWNPLAVVIVVCLLLLEVSAYPHCGVSHLSRRPCGRPAIDRFNCLQRGCCYDRNAVHINIRCYYKASTLSFGNQVIGPSTTPTSTPVTTQTTSAAPSASQLIMQSLALITSNGADYTTALALLAREILGTNVYSTIEFAQKYGDDYLLLQIISAAEGKSPPNQAKLLHHGGENGYPGSQVLSQCSPQNRNNTCGNPFYTTRSSCLRWNCCWDFASRSCYHSTNNIIYMRRRCPPGFTNPPKCIEINECLSNPCMNNGVCVDKINGYKCICPISPAGPNCEIYCATPQSPRNGAVTPVKQFYNANDIVRYSCNVGYDLFGRSENVCTRSGQWSTSTPHCLEACGKPTDIANGRYSPVLTPPYYKINQVVTYACDANYVLQGSPVIICQINGQFTQTRASCIPVVVKCSNPPALLNGQFISAIEYAVNAQVRYTCNTGYRLDNSDVITCQTSGQFTSLTAVCTKVCTTPPTLANGDFTVKNNANQYDINTVLTYTCNSGYRLDNSPTITCQASGQFTALTAVCTRVIKCTNPPALMNGLYSPQQNSYSVNDVITYTCNNGYKINNSPTITCQASGQFTALAATCTKVCSTPPTLANGDFTVKNNANQYDINTVLTYTCNSGYRLDNSPTATCQASGKFTALTAVCTKVCSTPPTLANGDFTVKNNANQYDINTVLTYTCNSGYRLDNSATVTCQASGQFTALTAVCTTVCLIPPPLPNGAYSPTRNPVIFNVNEIITYTCNANFKLKGSNTVRCETNGQYTTLAATCASDDKCGGPPLLTNGEYSPVKTPLEYNINENVVYTCNSGYRLDNSDTITCQAANQWSTLSAVCTKVCLTPPTLTHGSYTPVNNPLKYDINTVLTYTCGSGFLLENSDKITCTSTGQWSALAATCTRVCTAPPALANGDYSPKNNPVVYRIGDTVTYTCGSGYTLSSSATSTCQSTGQWVAPTATCVKVCLTPPSLTNGAYMPVTAEYAVHAVVTYTCNNGYKLENVNSISCPASGTWPALPTTCTRICSTPPTLANGDFTVKNNANQYDINTVLTYTCNGGYRLDNSPTITCQASGKFTALAATCTKVCTTPPTLANGDFTVKNNANQYDINTVLTYTCNSGYRLDNSATVTCQASGQFTALAATCTKVCTTPPTLANGDFTVKNNANQYDINTVLTYTCNSGYRLDNSATVTCQASGQFTSLAATCTKVCSTPPTLANGDFTVKNNANQYDINTVLTYTCNSGYRLDNSATVTCQASGQFSSLAATCTKVCSTPPTLANGDFTVKNNANQYDINTILTYTCNSGYRLDNSATVTCQASGQFTSLAATCTKVCLAPPVLSNGEFTPINNPAYYNINSQVTYTCNSGYRLDNSPTITCQASGQFTALAATCTKVCLAPPTLTNGQFSPVNTPAQYDINAVLTYTCNAGYKLENSPTITCQSTGQFTALSATCTRVCTTPPTLANGDFTVKANQYDINTVLTYTCNSGYRLDNSATATCQASGQFTTLTAVCTKVCSTPPALTNGDFTVKNNANQYDINTVLTYTCNSGYRLDNSATVTCQASGQFTTLTAVCTKVCSTPPTLANGDFTVKNNANQYDINTVLTYTCNSGYRLDNSATVTCQASGQFTSLAAVCTKVCSTPPTLANGDFTVKNNANQYDINTVLTYTCNSGYRLDNSATITCQASGQFTSLAATCTRVCSTPPTLANGDFTVKANQYDINTVLTYTCNSGYRLDNSATVTCQASGQFTSLAATCTKVCSTPPTLANGDFTVKNNANQYDINTVLTYTCNSGYRLDNSATVTCQASGQFTSLAATCTKVCTTPPTLANGDFTVKNNANQYDINTVLTYTCNSGYRLDNSATVTCQASGQFTSLAATCTRVCLTPPTLANGDFTVKNNANQYDINTVLTYTCNSGYRLDNSATVTCQASGQFTALTAVCTRVCSTPPTLANGDFTVKNNANQYDINTVLTYTCNSGYRLDNSATITCQASGQFTAFTAVCTKVCTTPPTLANGDFTVKNNANQYDINTVLTYTCNSGYRLDNSATVTCQASGQFTSLAAVCTLICGEPPIPANGVYAVVKTPPIFNIGDQISYSCNNGFILQGTRVNTCFEHWFV; encoded by the exons ATGTGGAATCCATTGGcggttgttattgttgtgtgTTTATTACTATTAGAAGTTTCAGCTTACCCGCATTGTGGTGTCTCTCACTTATCACGAAGACCATGCGGTCGTCCAGCCATTGACCGGTTTAATTGCTTACAACG CGGTTGTTGCTACGACAGAAATGCGGTTCATATCAATATTCGGTGTTATTATAAAG CTTCAACGCTCTCTTTCGGCAACCAAGTGATCGGGCCTTCAACAACACCAACATCAACACCGGTTACAACCCAAACCACATCGGCGGCTCCATCCGCAAGCCAACTAATCATGCAATCCCTCGCCTTGATTACTTCTAACGGCGCTGATTACACGACGGCGCTCGCGTTACTGGCGAGAG AGATTCTTGGAACGAATGTTTACAGTACGATAGAGTTTGCTCAAAAGTATGGAGACGATTATCTACTCTTGCAAATAATCA GTGCAGCAGAAGGAAAATCTCCCCCCAACCAAGCCA AGTTATTGCACCACGGCGGCGAAAATGGATATCCAGGAAGTCAAGTTCTTTCCCAATGCAGTCCACAGAACCGGAATAATACTTGCGGTAATCCTTTCTACACAACCAG atcGAGTTGCCTGCGATGGAACTGTTGTTGGGACTTCGCTTCAAGAAGTTGCTACCATTCCACGAATAACA TTATTTACATGAGACGTCGATGTCCACCTGGTTTTACAAACCCACCAAAATGCATTG aaataaatgaatgtttgTCAAACCCATGTATGAACAACGGTGTGTGTGTGGACAAGATTAATGGATATAAATGTATCTGCCCAATCTCCCCTGCTGGTCCAAATTGTGAAATAt ATTGCGCTACACCCCAAAGTCCCAGAAATGGAGCTGTGACCCCAGTTAAGCAGTTTTACAACGCAAACGATATTGTAAGATATTCGTGTAATGTTGGATACGATTTATTTGGAAGATCAGAAAATGTTTGCACAAGAAGTGGGCAGTGGTCGACTTCAACACCCCACTGCTTGGAAG CTTGTGGCAAACCAACCGATATCGCAAATGGTCGATACTCTCCTGTATTAACCCCACCATACTACAAGATCAACCAAGTTGTAACATATGCTTGTGATGCAAACTATGTACTGCAAGGATCTCCTGTTATTATATGCCAGATAAATGGACAATTCACGCAAACACGAGCTTCTTGCATACCag ttgttGTAAAATGTAGCAACCCACCAGCATTGTTAAATGGACAGTTTATTTCTGCAATTGAATACGCTGTCAATGCACAAGTGAGGTATACTTGTAATACTGGTTATAGACTTGATAACAGCGATGTTATTACGTGTCAAACTAGTGGACAGTTCACTTCACTCACTGCTGTCTGTACTAAAg tttgtaCAACACCACCTACACTGGCCAATGGGGATTTTACTGTGAAGAATAATGCAAACCAATATGATATCAACACTGTATTAACATATACATGCAACAGTGGTTATCGACTGGATAACAGCCCAACAATTACATGTCAAGCTAGTGGACAATTTACTGCTTTAACTGCCGTTTGTACTAGAG TTATAAAATGCACCAACCCTCCTGCACTGATGAATGGACTATACAGCCCACAACAGAATTCATACAGTGTGAATGATGTTATCACGTACACTTGTAATAATGGGTACAAGATTAACAATAGTCCAACCATAACATGCCAAGCTAGTGGACAATTTACTGCACTTGCTGCCACTTGTACTAAAG tTTGTTCAACACCCCCTACACTGGCCAATGGAGATTTTACTGTGAAGAATAATGCAAACCAATATGATATCAACACTGTATTAACATATACATGCAACAGTGGTTATCGACTGGATAACAGTCCAACAGCAACATGTCAAGCTAGTGGAAAATTTACTGCTTTAACTGCTGTTTGTACAAAAG tttgttcAACACCACCTACACTGGCCAATGGAGATTTTACTGTGAAGAATAATGCAAACCAATATGATATCAACACTGTATTAACATATACATGCAACAGTGGTTATCGATTGGATAACAGTGCAACAGTAACATGTCAAGCTAGTGGACAATTTACTGCTTTAACTGCTGTTTGTACAACAG TTTGTTTGATCCCACCCCCATTACCCAATGGAGCATATTCACCAACCAGAAACCCTGTAATTTTTAATGTGAATGAAATCATTACATATACTTGTAATGCTAATTTCAAATTGAAAGGAAGCAACACAGTAAGATGTGAAACAAACGGTCAATACACGACACTTGCTGCTACTTGTGCTTCAG ATGATAAATGTGGAGGTCCACCTTTACTCACTAATGGTGAATACAGTCCTGTGAAGACCCCACTTGAATACAACATTAATGAGAATGTAGTTTATACATGCAACAGTGGTTATCGCTTGGATAACTCAGACACCATAACATGCCAAGCTGCAAATCAATGGTCAACATTATCCGCAGTTTGCACAAAAG TTTGTCTCACCCCTCCCACGCTGACACATGGTTCATACACCCCTGTAAACAATCCACTTAAGTATGATATCAACACGGTACTAACATATACTTGTGGAAGTGGATTTCTTCTTGAAAACAGCGACAAAATAACTTGTACATCCACTGGACAATGGTCCGCACTAGCTGCAACATGCACAAGGG TTTGCACAGCACCTCCGGCGCTTGCTAATGGAGACTATTCTCCAAAAAACAACCCAGTTGTTTATCGCATTGGTGATACTGTAACTTACACTTGTGGTAGTGGATACACTCTCAGCAGCAGTGCTACAagcacctgtcaatcaactgGCCAATGGGTGGCTCCTACAGCTACTTGTGTTAAAG TTTGTTTGACGCCACCTTCATTAACAAATGGAGCATACATGCCCGTCACTGCAGAGTATGCCGTACATGCTGTAGTCACCTACACTTGCAACAATGGATATAAATTAGAGAACGTTAATTCTATATCCTGCCCTGCTAGTGGAACTTGGCCAGCATTGCCAACTACATGCACTAGAA TTTGTTCAACACCACCTACACTGGCCAATGGAGATTTTACTGTGAAGAATAATGCAAACCAATATGATATCAACACTGTATTAACATATACATGCAACGGTGGTTATCGACTAGATAACAGTCCAACAATTACATGTCAAGCTAGTGGAAAATTTACTGCACTTGCGGCTACTTGTACTAAAG TTTGTACAACACCACCTACACTGGCCAATGGAGATTTTACTGTGAAGAATAATGCAAACCAATATGATATCAACACTGTATTAACATATACATGCAACAGTGGTTATCGATTGGATAACAGTGCAACAGTAACATGTCAAGCTAGTGGACAATTTACTGCATTAGCAGCTACTTGTACAAAAG TTTGTACAACACCACCTACACTGGCCAATGGAGATTTTACTGTGAAGAATAATGCAAACCAATATGATATCAACACTGTATTAACATATACATGCAACAGTGGTTATCGACTGGATAACAGTGCAACAGTAACATGTCAAGCTAGTGGACAATTTACTTCACTTGCAGCTACTTGTACTAAAG TTTGTTCAACACCACCTACACTGGCCAATGGAGATTTTACTGTGAAGAATAATGCAAACCAATATGATATCAACACTGTATTAACATATACATGCAACAGTGGTTATCGACTGGATAACAGTGCAACAGTAACATGTCAAGCTAGTGGACAATTTTCTTCACTTGCAGCTACTTGTACtaaag TTTGTTCAACACCACCTACACTGGCCAATGGAGATTTTACTGTGAAGAATAATGCAAATCAATATGATATCAACACTATATTAACATATACATGCAACAGTGGTTATCGACTGGATAACAGTGCAACAGTAACATGTCAAGCTAGTGGTCAATTTACTTCACTTGCAGCTACTTGTACGAAAG TTTGTCTTGCACCTCCTGTCCTGAGTAATGGAGAGTTTACTCCGATTAACAATCCTGCATATTATAACATTAACTCgcaagttacatatacatgCAACAGTGGTTATCGACTAGATAACAGTCCAACAATAACATGTCAAGCTAGTGGACAATTTACTGCTCTTGCTGCAACTTGTACTAAAG TATGCTTGGCACCACCCACTTTGACAAATGGACAGTTCAGTCCTGTGAATACACCAGCTCAATATGATATCAATGCTGTGCTAACCTACACATGCAACGCCGGGTATAAACTGGAAAACTCACCCACCATAACATGCCAAAGCACTGGGCAGTTCACTGCACTATCAGCTACTTGTACAAGAG TATGTACAACACCACCTACACTGGCCAATGGAGATTTTACTGTGAAGGCAAACCAATATGATATTAACACTGTATTGACATATACATGCAACAGTGGTTATCGACTGGATAACAGTGCAACAGCAACATGTCAAGCTAGTGGACAATTTACAACATTAACTGCTGTTTGCACAAAAG TCTGTTCAACACCACCTGCACTGACCAATGGAGATTTTACTGTGAAGAATAATGCAAACCAATATGATATTAACACTGTATTAACATATACATGCAACAGTGGTTATCGACTGGATAACAGTGCAACAGTAACATGTCAAGCTAGTGGGCAATTTACTACATTAACTGCTGTTTGTACCAAag TTTGTTCAACACCACCTACACTGGCCAATGGAGATTTTACTGTGAAGAATAATGCAAACCAATATGATATCAACACTGTATTAACATATACATGCAACAGTGGTTATCGACTGGATAACAGTGCAACAGTAACATGCCAAGCTAGTGGACAATTTACTTCGCTTGCAGCTGTTTGTACTAAAG TTTGTTCAACACCACCTACACTGGCCAATGGAGATTTTACTGTGAAGAATAATGCAAACCAATATGATATCAACACTGTATTAACATATACATGCAACAGTGGTTATCGACTGGATAACAGTGCCACAATTACATGTCAAGCTAGTGGACAATTTACTTCGTTGGCAGCTACTTGTACCAGAG TATGTTCAACACCACCCACACTGGCCAATGGAGATTTTACTGTGAAGGCAAACCAATATGATATTAACACTGTATTAACATATACATGCAACAGTGGTTATCGACTGGATAACAGTGCAACAGTAACATGTCAAGCTAGTGGACAATTTACTTCACTTGCAGCTACTTGTACTAAAG TTTGTTCAACACCACCTACACTGGCCAATGGAGATTTTACTGTGAAGAATAATGCAAACCAATATGATATCAACACTGTATTAACATATACATGCAACAGTGGTTATCGACTGGATAACAGTGCAACAGTAACATGTCAAGCTAGTGGACAATTTACCTCGCTTGCAGCTACTTGTACTAAAG tttgtacAACACCACCTACACTGGCCAATGGAGATTTTACTGTAAAGAATAATGCAAACCAATATGATATCAACACTGTATTAACATATACATGCAACAGTGGTTATCGACTGGATAACAGTGCAACAGTAACATGTCAAGCTAGTGGACAATTTACTTCACTTGCAGCTACTTGTACCAGAG TTTGTTTAACACCACCTACACTGGCCAATGGAGATTTTACTGTGAAGAATAATGCAAACCAATATGATATCAACACTGTATTAACATATACATGCAACAGTGGTTATCGACTGGATAACAGTGCAACAGTAACATGTCAAGCTAGTGGGCAATTTACTGCTTTAACTGCTGTTTGTACAAgag TTTGTTCAACACCACCTACACTGGCCAATGGAGATTTTACTGTGAAGAATAATGCAAACCAATATGATATCAACACTGTATTAACATATACATGCAACAGTGGTTATCGACTGGATAACAGTGCAACAATAACATGTCAAGCTAGTGGACAATTTACTGCTTTTACTGCTGTCTGCACTAAAG TTTGTACAACACCACCTACACTGGCCAATGGGGATTTTACTGTGAAGAATAATGCAAACCAATATGATATCAACACTGTATTAACATATACATGCAACAGTGGTTATCGACTGGATAACAGTGCAACAGTAACATGTCAAGCTAGTGGACAATTTACTTCACTTGCAGCTGTTTGTACATTAA tttgtgGTGAACCACCTATACCAGCCAATGGAGTTTACGCTGTTGTTAAAACTCCCCCAATATTCAACATTGGAGACCAGATATCTTACTCATGTAACAACGGATTCATCTTGCAAGGCACAAGAGTAAATACATGCTTTGAACACTGGTTTGTTTGA